A DNA window from Ignavibacteriales bacterium contains the following coding sequences:
- a CDS encoding endonuclease III produces MSTVGLSQINYRNKIRKIASVLNTFLGVPVQPAKRAKPLVMLIATILSQNTNDKNSHRAYVALKKKFPTWRDLANAPTRSIISAIKTGGMANQKSKRIKQILHNIYNRFGDYSLDSLKSKSNEEIMEILLSFDGVGVKTAACVLLFSMRKDVFPVDTHVHRILGRLGVTSGCKTPEDTFNAAGKFIPKGMAYSLHTNLIRFGRKICKATTPHCDLCPLYQECVFEKKKEYKNKFHSGKSKQNIDFMLLDNV; encoded by the coding sequence ATGAGTACTGTCGGTCTTTCTCAGATTAATTATCGAAATAAAATCAGAAAGATTGCCTCGGTCCTGAATACATTTCTCGGTGTTCCCGTTCAACCTGCTAAACGCGCTAAACCTTTAGTTATGCTTATAGCGACAATCCTTTCTCAAAACACTAACGATAAAAATAGTCATCGTGCTTACGTTGCACTAAAGAAAAAATTTCCCACCTGGAGAGATTTGGCGAATGCTCCAACGCGTTCGATCATTTCTGCAATCAAAACGGGAGGGATGGCGAATCAAAAAAGTAAACGAATTAAACAAATTTTACATAATATTTATAATCGATTCGGTGACTACTCTCTTGATTCTTTAAAATCTAAATCGAATGAAGAAATCATGGAAATACTGCTCTCGTTCGATGGCGTTGGGGTAAAGACGGCGGCTTGCGTTCTTCTATTCTCTATGCGAAAAGATGTATTCCCCGTTGACACACATGTACACCGGATTCTCGGTCGGTTAGGTGTAACCTCAGGATGCAAAACTCCGGAGGATACATTTAATGCCGCGGGAAAATTTATACCGAAGGGAATGGCATATTCTTTACATACAAATCTTATTCGCTTTGGACGAAAAATATGCAAAGCAACCACTCCACACTGCGATCTATGTCCTCTGTATCAGGAATGTGTTTTCGAGAAGAAGAAAGAATATAAAAACAAATTTCACAGCGGGAAATCGAAACAAAACATCGATTTCATGCTTTTAGATAATGTATAA
- a CDS encoding aspartate kinase: protein MIVMKFGGTSTQDAPAIANVVEIVKSHLHQKPIVVVSAIAQATNMLEKIGKFASEKNDREARESLTQLFSRHYTIIDQLIRHITRNRNLRSVLDATREEIETIIKGVTILHELTPRTLDTLYSYGELLSSRIVSVALQDHGIQSEWVDTKDFMFTDENFTRATPYFDIVEEKLKSNLLHFVEKGIVPVTQGFIGITLSGRRTTMGRESSDYSAAVIGAALDVDDIQIWTDVDGVLTADPAVVPDAKKVKVLSFKEAYELSYFGAKVLHSNTMLPAIEKSIPIHIYNSRRPKSAGTLVTAAIPSADGILKSIAYKRNITVISITPFKRIGQYIFWEHIQNVFTKHGIIILTSVTAEYGYSFAAEEKQITQALLQDLNEIGVVSVSEKKCIISVLGSNISRNAGVINRIFSSISDFNLSMISFGASQSSINIVLEDDDTLDAVRGIHSELFDELFTDDIFEVLEHASKK, encoded by the coding sequence ATGATCGTTATGAAATTTGGCGGAACATCGACACAAGATGCACCGGCAATAGCGAATGTTGTTGAAATTGTCAAGTCGCATCTGCATCAAAAACCCATCGTTGTCGTATCGGCAATTGCTCAAGCCACCAATATGCTCGAGAAGATTGGGAAATTTGCCTCGGAGAAGAACGATCGTGAAGCGCGAGAATCGCTTACCCAGTTATTCAGTCGGCATTATACTATAATCGATCAGTTGATCCGGCATATAACAAGGAACCGGAACCTTCGTTCTGTCCTCGATGCCACGCGTGAAGAAATTGAAACTATAATCAAAGGTGTAACTATTCTCCATGAGTTAACTCCGCGCACACTTGATACATTATACAGCTACGGCGAGTTATTATCATCGCGTATTGTTTCTGTCGCACTGCAGGACCATGGCATTCAATCGGAGTGGGTTGACACAAAGGATTTCATGTTTACCGATGAAAATTTTACGCGGGCAACTCCCTACTTCGATATCGTTGAAGAAAAATTGAAATCAAATCTTTTACACTTTGTTGAAAAAGGGATAGTGCCGGTTACGCAAGGTTTCATAGGCATAACATTGTCCGGCCGTCGGACAACAATGGGACGCGAAAGCTCTGACTATTCCGCGGCAGTAATTGGAGCCGCACTAGATGTTGACGATATACAGATTTGGACGGATGTGGATGGAGTGTTAACTGCCGACCCGGCTGTTGTTCCCGACGCGAAAAAAGTTAAAGTATTATCTTTCAAAGAAGCTTACGAGTTATCATATTTTGGCGCCAAGGTTCTTCACTCTAATACAATGCTTCCGGCAATAGAAAAAAGTATTCCAATTCATATTTATAATTCGCGTCGCCCAAAATCTGCCGGGACACTTGTAACAGCCGCAATTCCTTCAGCCGACGGAATTTTGAAATCGATCGCTTATAAAAGAAATATCACCGTTATTTCAATCACACCGTTCAAGAGAATCGGTCAGTATATTTTTTGGGAACATATACAGAATGTTTTTACAAAACATGGAATCATCATCTTAACGAGTGTGACAGCAGAATATGGATATTCATTTGCAGCAGAAGAGAAGCAGATCACTCAGGCATTGCTGCAAGATTTAAATGAGATCGGTGTTGTTTCGGTCAGCGAGAAAAAATGCATCATTTCGGTACTCGGTTCCAATATTTCACGAAATGCAGGTGTTATTAACAGAATATTTAGTTCGATTTCCGATTTCAATCTCAGTATGATTTCGTTCGGTGCGTCTCAATCCAGTATAAATATTGTACTGGAAGATGATGACACGCTGGATGCCGTGCGCGGAATTCATTCTGAATTATTCGATGAATTGTTTACAGACGATATCTTTGAAGTCTTAGAGCATGCAAGCAAGAAATGA
- a CDS encoding carboxymuconolactone decarboxylase family protein — protein sequence MSNRLDEFQSFRKKMNDRILNADNRAIKRFFSVDTLTYEPGKLDVKTKEMLGLVASMVLRCDDCVSYHIMQCKEAGVSDEEMFEIFSVALTVGGSIVIPHLRRAVAFLDEYNEEKK from the coding sequence ATGTCGAACCGTCTAGATGAATTTCAATCCTTCCGAAAGAAAATGAACGACCGAATTCTAAACGCAGATAACCGGGCGATAAAAAGATTTTTCAGTGTCGATACTTTAACATACGAACCGGGGAAACTGGATGTTAAAACAAAAGAAATGCTCGGGTTGGTCGCTTCGATGGTGTTACGATGCGACGATTGTGTGTCGTATCATATAATGCAATGCAAGGAAGCCGGAGTCTCTGATGAAGAGATGTTCGAAATATTCAGCGTCGCTCTCACGGTTGGAGGATCGATTGTTATACCCCATCTCCGACGCGCGGTTGCTTTCCTTGATGAGTATAATGAGGAAAAAAAATAA
- a CDS encoding PaaI family thioesterase: MKSKVIRKQHNSKLCFICGVKNQFGLDARFYETDDKSLIAIFQPKEEHQSYPGRLHGGIASAILDETIGRAIRILYEEEVWGVTLELKTKYLKPIPLNSPLKIVARITNDSSRFFEGTGELKLATGEVAVTAEGKYLKLPIEKISDFNADEAEWKILVENDDPAEIEL, from the coding sequence ATGAAATCAAAAGTAATTCGCAAACAGCATAATTCGAAACTCTGTTTTATATGCGGAGTTAAAAATCAATTCGGTCTCGACGCCCGTTTTTATGAAACTGATGATAAAAGCTTAATCGCGATTTTCCAACCGAAAGAAGAACATCAAAGTTATCCCGGTCGGCTGCACGGCGGCATAGCTTCCGCAATTTTGGATGAAACAATAGGCAGAGCCATCAGAATTCTATATGAAGAAGAAGTATGGGGTGTAACTCTCGAACTTAAAACCAAATATTTAAAGCCAATTCCTTTGAATTCGCCGCTAAAAATTGTTGCGCGTATAACAAACGATTCCAGTCGGTTTTTTGAGGGAACCGGAGAATTAAAACTTGCCACGGGTGAAGTTGCGGTAACTGCCGAAGGAAAATATTTGAAACTGCCTATCGAGAAAATCTCTGATTTTAACGCGGATGAGGCGGAATGGAAAATTCTGGTCGAGAATGATGATCCCGCTGAAATTGAATTATAA
- the fdrA gene encoding acyl-CoA synthetase FdrA, with the protein MNIIGIIKKGEYYDSISIMLIAKQISELDGVIDSATVMGTKENKSILTSSGLMTPDIQPAGEMDLIVALKLKEGVDSKNVLSMIDEIFKATKKSDDGENFAPQSIDGALNVLPDANLAMISVAGRYAGDVAMQSLQRGLHVMLFSDNVSLEKEIELKKYARDKNLFVMGPDCGTAIINGVPLAFANVVNRGNIGIVAASGTGLQEVSCLISNAGCGISQAIGTGGRDVKKEIGGIMFIEGMKALANDPATNVILLVSKPPATEVVEKIISVAHGIKKPIVGIFLGATQELFKGSNIHQALTLEEAASLSVGYSKKENASAVTDVLKKREAEIIKMAKEESTKLSPAQKYLRALYSGGTFCDEAQLLCQNVLSEVYSNIPFGSSKKLKDSWKSDKHTILDLGDDEFTVGKPHPMIDYSTRNKRILAEAGDPETAVILLDIVLGYGSNMNPLAEIIPVIKEVKKITTQQKRYLPIVCSATGTDKDPQNRTAVVTALEAEDVKVMESNAAASRLAINIVSRKGN; encoded by the coding sequence ATGAACATAATTGGAATAATTAAAAAGGGCGAATACTATGACTCGATTTCCATCATGCTGATCGCGAAACAAATTTCAGAGCTTGATGGAGTAATTGATTCTGCCACCGTGATGGGGACGAAAGAAAACAAATCTATACTCACCTCTTCCGGCTTAATGACACCTGACATTCAACCGGCTGGAGAGATGGATCTCATCGTTGCACTCAAGCTTAAAGAGGGTGTTGATTCAAAAAATGTTCTTTCCATGATCGATGAGATTTTCAAAGCGACAAAAAAATCGGATGACGGTGAAAATTTTGCACCGCAAAGCATCGACGGAGCGTTGAATGTTTTACCGGATGCGAATCTGGCGATGATCTCTGTTGCCGGAAGATATGCGGGCGACGTGGCAATGCAGTCATTGCAACGTGGACTTCACGTGATGCTTTTTTCGGATAACGTTTCTCTGGAAAAAGAGATCGAATTGAAAAAATATGCCCGCGATAAAAATCTATTCGTGATGGGACCTGATTGTGGAACGGCAATCATCAACGGCGTACCACTTGCGTTCGCGAACGTTGTCAACCGTGGAAACATCGGAATTGTTGCCGCGTCTGGAACGGGATTGCAGGAAGTAAGCTGTTTAATCTCGAATGCGGGTTGTGGTATTTCTCAGGCAATCGGTACAGGTGGACGCGACGTGAAAAAGGAAATCGGCGGCATCATGTTCATCGAAGGAATGAAAGCACTTGCCAACGATCCGGCAACGAATGTAATTCTCCTCGTTTCAAAACCGCCCGCAACGGAAGTTGTGGAAAAAATCATTTCAGTCGCACATGGAATTAAAAAACCGATCGTCGGTATATTCCTCGGTGCAACTCAGGAACTTTTCAAAGGAAGTAATATTCATCAAGCGCTTACACTTGAAGAAGCAGCTTCTCTTTCGGTCGGTTACTCGAAAAAAGAAAATGCTTCCGCCGTTACTGATGTGTTGAAAAAACGCGAAGCTGAAATCATCAAAATGGCAAAGGAAGAATCGACAAAACTCTCTCCTGCTCAGAAATATCTCCGCGCACTTTACAGCGGCGGAACATTCTGCGACGAGGCGCAGTTGCTTTGTCAAAATGTTTTGAGCGAAGTGTATTCCAATATTCCTTTCGGCAGCAGCAAGAAATTAAAAGATTCGTGGAAAAGCGATAAGCATACGATTTTGGATTTAGGCGACGATGAATTCACCGTCGGCAAACCGCACCCGATGATCGACTACTCGACAAGGAACAAACGGATTCTCGCTGAAGCGGGCGATCCTGAAACGGCAGTCATTCTGCTCGATATTGTTCTCGGTTACGGTTCGAACATGAATCCGCTGGCAGAGATTATTCCGGTGATCAAAGAAGTGAAGAAAATTACCACACAGCAAAAGCGATATCTGCCGATAGTTTGCTCTGCAACCGGCACCGACAAAGATCCGCAAAACCGAACCGCAGTTGTCACTGCGCTCGAAGCGGAAGATGTGAAAGTAATGGAATCAAACGCGGCAGCAAGCAGGTTGGCAATCAACATCGTTAGCAGGAAGGGAAATTAA
- a CDS encoding immune inhibitor A, with protein MKKTLILLIMLIGIISNLSSADLYKKVKVFIPDELLFKKFLSTGIDMEGAVGKIGGWVEITLSNQELDNVNRLGFQTQILVEDMTKYFSRRLIRGPYNALGFGDGSMGGNYTFDEVVHLLDSMRVLFPNLITEKFSIGNTFQGRNMWAVRISKNADVASTKPEVLYTALTHAREPQGMMNLIYFMWHLLNNYGTDPEVTYLLDNRQMYFVPVINADGYEANRRISPTGGGMRRKNMKNVVADNDSYGVDLNRNYGYKWGLDDAGSSPYPAAETYRGTSAFSEPEIFNLALFCMEHNFKAAFNYHSYGNLLLYPWDHTSLYESPDSVQFAEYGQDMVKYNYYFSGPSGKSLYMVNGGATDWMYGDQESKNKIFSFLPEVGNNGDGFWPSSDRILPIAQENLYPNLYLANVAGSFPKIQGFTITDSIDDGNLEKGEPFLLNLSVRNKGLDSTQNLFLEISASSPIIKMGSDIYSLGRISPTTIYHVSLPCTVSAYAPNGPQFLYVKIKEDPDRYLYDTIKLSIGKYNLTLSDSAENGAGNWTTGSGWGLSTAAHSPSNSFADSPSDYYTDLVDNSLTLASSIDISIAQKVILKFWCMWDIESDWDFATVEISSDGGTNWSTVSGKYMRPASGIGVQTAGTFGYDGIKNDWVEEDLDLSSFASSNFKIRFRIRSDEYTTRDGFYVDDIRLLTIDKDTTTRTFSISLADKWNLISLPIDTPLVHKNVYFPEAITAAFEYVGGSYAPLDSIRPGKGYWLKFNSPQTINLSGKPYLSGSFDVQAGWNLIGSISESIPVNSITSTPSGIVTGNFFRYNSNYLITDTVSPGYGHWVKVNQSGILHLSANLSRAVGSSIKIHPSSELPPPAPSDEYHNKQLPTQFKLAEPYPNPFNPTTQIRYSIPKSCTITLKIYDSFGRMITALAGGRRDPGDYVEQWNAVGLASGLYFCRLEVIGIEGQVALFKQVRKLLLLR; from the coding sequence ATGAAAAAAACGCTAATACTTTTAATAATGTTAATTGGAATAATATCAAATCTATCTTCAGCTGATTTATATAAAAAGGTAAAAGTATTTATTCCTGATGAATTATTATTTAAGAAATTTTTGTCGACGGGAATCGATATGGAGGGGGCGGTTGGTAAGATTGGCGGATGGGTAGAGATAACTTTATCAAATCAAGAATTGGACAATGTTAATCGTCTCGGTTTTCAAACTCAGATATTAGTTGAAGACATGACTAAATATTTTTCACGACGTTTGATTAGAGGACCATATAACGCACTTGGATTCGGAGACGGTAGTATGGGGGGGAATTACACTTTTGATGAGGTTGTGCATTTACTCGATTCCATGAGAGTGCTGTTCCCGAATTTAATAACAGAAAAATTTAGTATTGGTAATACATTTCAAGGCCGGAACATGTGGGCTGTTCGAATTTCAAAAAATGCGGATGTCGCCTCAACAAAACCGGAAGTATTATACACAGCACTGACACATGCGCGGGAACCGCAGGGGATGATGAATCTTATTTATTTCATGTGGCACCTCTTAAATAATTATGGCACTGATCCTGAAGTGACTTACTTGTTGGATAATCGACAAATGTATTTTGTTCCGGTAATCAACGCGGATGGTTATGAAGCGAATAGGAGAATTTCACCGACCGGCGGGGGGATGAGAAGAAAAAATATGAAGAATGTAGTTGCCGATAACGATTCGTATGGTGTCGATTTAAATCGTAATTATGGATACAAATGGGGATTGGATGATGCAGGATCAAGTCCGTATCCTGCTGCTGAAACTTATCGTGGAACATCAGCATTTAGCGAACCGGAAATTTTTAATCTTGCTCTGTTTTGTATGGAGCACAATTTCAAGGCTGCGTTCAATTATCACTCTTATGGTAATTTATTGCTTTATCCCTGGGATCATACTTCGCTTTATGAATCGCCGGATTCTGTCCAGTTTGCAGAGTACGGTCAGGATATGGTAAAGTATAACTATTATTTTTCAGGTCCGAGCGGTAAAAGTTTGTATATGGTAAATGGCGGTGCTACCGATTGGATGTATGGCGATCAGGAATCAAAAAATAAAATATTTTCATTTCTTCCGGAAGTTGGAAACAACGGAGATGGTTTCTGGCCCTCATCTGATAGAATTCTTCCAATTGCTCAAGAGAATCTGTATCCGAATTTATATTTAGCAAATGTCGCAGGAAGTTTTCCGAAGATACAGGGATTTACAATAACAGATAGTATTGACGATGGCAATCTAGAAAAGGGAGAACCTTTTCTTCTTAATCTTTCTGTCAGGAATAAAGGATTGGATTCAACACAAAACTTATTCCTTGAAATATCTGCGTCATCTCCGATTATCAAAATGGGAAGCGATATATATTCACTCGGCCGGATTTCTCCGACAACAATTTATCATGTGTCGCTGCCTTGTACGGTTAGTGCTTATGCACCGAATGGTCCTCAATTTTTATATGTAAAAATTAAGGAAGATCCTGATCGTTATCTGTATGATACAATTAAATTATCTATAGGTAAATACAATCTGACGCTTTCTGATAGTGCTGAAAACGGAGCCGGAAATTGGACGACAGGTTCCGGATGGGGATTATCCACCGCTGCCCACTCGCCATCAAATTCATTCGCCGATAGTCCAAGCGATTACTATACCGATTTAGTCGATAACAGTCTCACTCTTGCATCATCAATCGATATAAGTATTGCTCAAAAAGTAATTTTAAAGTTTTGGTGCATGTGGGATATCGAATCAGATTGGGATTTTGCAACTGTGGAAATATCATCAGATGGTGGAACAAATTGGTCAACCGTATCAGGCAAATATATGAGACCAGCAAGCGGAATCGGCGTTCAAACTGCTGGAACATTCGGTTATGATGGAATCAAAAACGATTGGGTAGAAGAAGATCTGGATCTTTCTTCTTTTGCATCATCGAATTTTAAAATTCGATTCCGAATCCGCAGTGATGAATATACAACAAGAGACGGATTTTATGTCGATGATATCAGATTATTAACGATTGATAAAGATACAACAACCAGAACCTTTTCAATTTCTCTCGCTGACAAATGGAATCTTATTTCTCTGCCAATCGATACACCATTAGTTCATAAAAATGTATATTTTCCTGAGGCGATAACTGCCGCCTTCGAGTATGTAGGTGGTAGTTATGCTCCGCTAGATTCAATTCGGCCGGGGAAAGGATATTGGCTGAAATTCAATTCACCACAAACAATTAATTTGAGTGGGAAACCATACCTCTCCGGTTCATTCGACGTGCAAGCAGGATGGAATCTTATCGGATCAATTTCGGAATCCATTCCGGTCAATTCGATCACCAGTACTCCATCCGGTATAGTAACCGGTAATTTCTTTAGATATAATTCGAATTACTTAATCACAGATACTGTTTCCCCTGGATATGGTCATTGGGTGAAAGTTAATCAATCAGGAATCCTTCATCTTTCTGCAAATTTAAGCCGAGCCGTTGGTTCTTCAATAAAGATCCATCCATCATCTGAGTTGCCACCTCCGGCACCCTCCGATGAATATCATAACAAACAATTACCAACACAATTTAAACTAGCTGAACCTTATCCAAATCCGTTCAATCCAACCACTCAGATAAGATATAGTATTCCCAAATCGTGCACGATCACTTTGAAAATTTATGATTCATTTGGAAGAATGATCACCGCACTTGCTGGAGGTAGAAGAGATCCGGGTGATTATGTTGAACAATGGAATGCAGTCGGATTAGCAAGCGGGCTTTACTTTTGTCGTTTAGAGGTCATAGGAATTGAGGGACAGGTTGCTCTGTTCAAACAGGTGCGAAAACTCTTATTACTTCGATGA
- a CDS encoding OB-fold domain-containing protein, with the protein MELNIYAYKCKRCGEIHYPYKTICKKCGENDHNEFDIVPLPKKGKLLTFTILYNPPSDYEVVTLALGVVELDGGHRMMGQLNIKNPKIGMKVEGKVEVVRKEAYNKHLGMVFYQA; encoded by the coding sequence ATGGAACTGAACATTTATGCATACAAATGCAAGCGCTGCGGTGAGATTCATTATCCTTACAAAACAATCTGCAAAAAATGCGGGGAGAACGATCACAACGAATTCGATATCGTTCCTTTACCGAAAAAAGGCAAGCTGCTAACATTCACTATTCTTTACAATCCCCCATCAGATTATGAAGTTGTTACTTTAGCGCTCGGTGTTGTAGAGTTAGATGGCGGTCACCGGATGATGGGACAATTGAACATCAAGAATCCAAAGATTGGAATGAAAGTTGAGGGGAAAGTAGAAGTAGTCCGCAAGGAGGCATACAACAAGCACTTAGGAATGGTTTTCTATCAGGCATGA
- a CDS encoding acetyl-CoA acetyltransferase — translation MRDVYVAGIGITSFTRLEYPLVEIAAYPGLMALRDSGLKKIDQLYVANMGGGRVNAQTGLASAVVDHLSLTPAGAVTIENGPASGASAIKEGFMAVASGMHDVVMVIGAERMREVNQLEATDFVATLTHPLAEYIYGVTLPSLAGMFARLYMDKYGVTSRHLAMVAVKNHHNAMDNFYAHLHEEITLEGILDSPEASTNNPYVADPLRFYDMCPVSDGGACLILASAEVMKKINKPLVRLAGIGQATDTHAVHERKDPTDLLAVREAARQSFEMAKVKPQDVDVAELHDAFTILEIAESEEVGFFKKGEGHIALEKGETKIGGKIPINPSGGLKAKGHPVGATGVGQAHEIVLQLRGEAKKRQVKNAKIGFTCNFGGFGNNVVCLTFIKEK, via the coding sequence ATGAGAGATGTTTATGTTGCCGGTATTGGAATAACAAGTTTCACACGGCTTGAATATCCGCTCGTTGAAATTGCCGCCTACCCCGGTTTAATGGCACTCCGCGATAGCGGTTTAAAAAAGATCGATCAGCTTTACGTTGCTAATATGGGAGGCGGTAGAGTAAATGCACAAACCGGTTTGGCAAGCGCGGTTGTTGATCATTTGAGTCTTACACCCGCTGGTGCAGTTACAATTGAAAACGGTCCTGCCTCCGGTGCCTCGGCAATCAAAGAAGGATTTATGGCTGTTGCGTCCGGTATGCACGATGTTGTAATGGTGATTGGCGCCGAGCGTATGAGAGAAGTCAATCAACTTGAAGCAACAGATTTTGTTGCAACTCTCACCCACCCGCTTGCCGAATATATTTACGGCGTGACTCTTCCCTCTCTTGCCGGAATGTTCGCACGATTGTACATGGATAAGTATGGTGTTACATCGCGGCATCTTGCAATGGTCGCGGTGAAAAATCATCACAACGCGATGGATAATTTCTATGCGCATCTGCATGAAGAAATTACACTCGAAGGTATTCTCGATTCACCAGAGGCATCCACGAATAATCCGTATGTCGCTGATCCGTTGAGATTCTATGATATGTGTCCCGTCTCAGACGGCGGCGCCTGTTTGATTCTTGCCAGCGCAGAGGTTATGAAAAAAATTAATAAACCTTTGGTTCGACTTGCAGGCATCGGACAAGCAACTGATACACATGCTGTTCATGAGCGAAAAGATCCAACCGATTTATTAGCGGTTCGTGAAGCCGCACGGCAATCTTTCGAGATGGCAAAAGTAAAACCGCAAGATGTTGATGTCGCGGAACTGCACGATGCTTTCACTATTCTTGAAATTGCAGAAAGCGAAGAAGTCGGTTTCTTCAAAAAAGGTGAAGGACATATTGCGCTTGAAAAAGGTGAAACTAAAATCGGCGGAAAGATTCCTATCAACCCGTCCGGCGGACTTAAAGCAAAAGGACATCCAGTTGGTGCCACAGGCGTCGGTCAGGCGCATGAGATTGTTCTTCAATTGCGCGGCGAAGCTAAAAAGCGGCAAGTGAAAAATGCAAAGATCGGATTCACATGTAACTTCGGCGGCTTCGGTAATAATGTTGTCTGTCTTACTTTTATTAAGGAGAAATGA
- a CDS encoding chalcone isomerase family protein yields the protein MYKFILLLLVFLLIPVCIYTQQTVKESSTGKLFPSEIKIKNADKEITLQLTGLAVRKKIIFKVYGIAHYMQDPPSVKDEEAAFMAILQDGKAKQITMDFSRDVEAAKIKEAYLDGFKSHSSKEELQKIQPSINQFTGYFTKDVKENQQFILQWLPGGTIIPILNGESKLPITDPIFARILWTIWFGEDSIVDRDDLVSRMIGK from the coding sequence ATGTATAAATTTATTCTCCTTCTTCTTGTATTTCTGCTTATTCCTGTCTGCATCTACACCCAGCAAACAGTCAAGGAATCTTCGACCGGCAAATTATTTCCATCAGAAATTAAAATTAAAAATGCCGATAAAGAAATCACACTTCAACTTACCGGATTAGCTGTGAGGAAAAAAATCATATTTAAAGTTTACGGTATTGCGCACTACATGCAGGACCCGCCATCGGTAAAAGACGAAGAGGCAGCATTCATGGCGATTCTACAGGATGGCAAAGCGAAACAAATCACGATGGATTTTTCGCGTGATGTTGAAGCGGCAAAAATTAAAGAAGCATATCTTGACGGCTTCAAGTCGCATTCATCCAAAGAAGAGTTGCAAAAAATCCAACCGTCAATAAATCAATTTACGGGATACTTCACCAAAGATGTGAAAGAGAATCAGCAGTTTATTTTACAGTGGCTTCCCGGCGGAACCATAATTCCGATACTCAACGGTGAGAGTAAGCTTCCAATCACCGATCCGATTTTCGCCCGCATACTTTGGACCATCTGGTTCGGTGAAGATTCGATAGTGGATAGAGATGATTTAGTCAGCCGGATGATCGGCAAGTAA
- a CDS encoding DUF2877 domain-containing protein, producing MIEIVSHGNQIRRGKYFLHSKFTSAVNFCYDDSFVFVVNKEVGSGPLNIVVQGVMVDSVSSLEVGNDSFYLNGKKFRFDELKIYDSKLYVSDFNEKKLGRNLRFFESTLIEFSPTKSLAFLLDENRKKEFTSSFEIEYIKQCENAVRLFLSDDFLSGIKMLKGLGPGLTPSGDDFISGVLIALNLRSMINSSDNSNVIEQIYETVESGNHFTTAFLRCSAKGFLLEKFKRLIDSLLNGNEDEIIQNTRMLFTIGATSGADQAVGFLIGIKRFIQ from the coding sequence ATGATAGAAATCGTCAGTCACGGTAATCAAATCCGCCGGGGTAAATATTTTTTACATTCGAAATTTACTTCGGCGGTAAATTTTTGTTACGATGATTCTTTTGTTTTCGTTGTCAATAAAGAAGTCGGATCGGGGCCGCTAAACATTGTTGTGCAAGGAGTTATGGTCGATTCAGTATCGTCTTTGGAGGTTGGTAATGATAGTTTTTATCTGAATGGAAAGAAGTTTCGTTTTGACGAGTTGAAAATATACGACTCTAAATTGTATGTATCTGACTTCAACGAAAAAAAGTTGGGTCGCAATTTAAGATTCTTTGAATCAACTCTAATTGAATTCTCTCCCACGAAAAGTTTAGCGTTCCTTCTTGATGAAAATAGAAAAAAGGAATTCACATCATCGTTCGAGATTGAATACATCAAGCAGTGTGAGAATGCCGTCCGATTATTTCTATCGGATGATTTTCTCAGCGGAATCAAAATGCTCAAGGGTTTAGGTCCCGGACTCACACCAAGCGGCGACGATTTTATTTCGGGAGTTCTGATTGCACTGAATCTACGAAGCATGATTAATTCGTCTGATAATTCAAATGTCATCGAACAGATATATGAAACGGTTGAAAGCGGAAATCATTTTACAACAGCATTTTTGAGATGCTCAGCAAAAGGTTTTTTGCTAGAAAAGTTTAAACGATTGATCGACTCCCTTCTAAATGGCAATGAAGATGAGATTATTCAAAACACGAGAATGTTATTTACAATAGGAGCAACATCAGGGGCAGATCAGGCAGTCGGTTTTCTTATCGGTATTAAAAGGTTTATACAATGA